A stretch of the Haloplanus aerogenes genome encodes the following:
- a CDS encoding isocitrate/isopropylmalate dehydrogenase family protein encodes MTYDIAVIPGDGIGNEVVEAVEPLLIDVADAHGVGMETTWFDWGSQRYLDEGALMPDDGLDQLESFDAILLGAVGHPDVPDHVTLRGLRLPITKGFQQHVCKRPAYLFEGVQSPLRGYEGGDIDFVVYRQNTEGEYADVGGREHRGFANEVAVQASVFTREGTEKLLRPAFEAASERSGRLTNVTKSNAQAHSMVFWDEMVEEVSEDYPDVEVERLLVDAASMDMVRRPDEYDVIVASNLFGDILTDIGGGIMGSLGLAPSTNINPDGTYPSMFEPVHGSAFDIMGEGIANPLGTVLSGSLMFEHLEEDAVAEALWDGVAAQLADADAPRTADIGGSATTEAVADDLHDRLV; translated from the coding sequence ATGACCTACGACATCGCGGTCATTCCGGGCGACGGCATCGGGAACGAAGTCGTCGAGGCGGTCGAACCGCTGTTGATCGACGTGGCGGACGCCCACGGCGTCGGGATGGAGACGACGTGGTTCGACTGGGGCAGCCAGCGCTATCTCGACGAAGGGGCGCTCATGCCCGACGACGGCCTCGACCAACTGGAGTCGTTCGACGCCATCCTCCTCGGTGCCGTTGGCCACCCCGACGTACCGGACCACGTCACCCTCCGCGGCCTCCGCCTCCCGATCACGAAGGGGTTCCAGCAGCACGTCTGCAAGCGCCCAGCCTACCTGTTCGAGGGGGTCCAGAGTCCCCTCCGCGGCTACGAGGGCGGTGACATCGACTTCGTCGTCTACCGCCAGAACACGGAAGGCGAGTACGCGGACGTTGGCGGGCGCGAACACCGGGGCTTCGCCAACGAGGTGGCAGTGCAGGCGTCGGTGTTCACCCGGGAGGGCACCGAGAAGCTCCTTCGCCCGGCGTTCGAGGCGGCGAGCGAGCGAAGCGGGAGGCTGACGAACGTCACGAAGTCGAACGCGCAGGCACACAGCATGGTCTTCTGGGACGAGATGGTCGAGGAGGTGAGCGAGGACTACCCGGACGTGGAGGTGGAACGCTTGCTGGTCGACGCCGCGAGCATGGACATGGTTCGGCGCCCGGACGAGTACGACGTCATCGTCGCTTCCAACCTCTTCGGCGACATCCTCACCGACATCGGCGGCGGCATCATGGGCAGTCTCGGCCTCGCGCCGTCGACGAACATCAACCCCGACGGCACCTACCCCTCGATGTTCGAACCCGTCCACGGGAGCGCCTTCGACATCATGGGCGAGGGCATCGCCAACCCGCTCGGCACCGTCCTCTCGGGGTCGCTCATGTTCGAGCATCTGGAGGAGGACGCGGTGGCCGAGGCGCTGTGGGACGGCGTCGCGGCGCAGTTGGCCGACGCCGACGCGCCGCGGACGGCGGACATCGGCGGGAGCGCGACGACCGAAGCGGTGGCCGACGACCTGCACGACCGGCTGGTCTGA
- a CDS encoding MBL fold metallo-hydrolase yields the protein MATDTERAGQVTPTELRRRLAAGDPLTLLDVRDRTEIERWRIEAPNYHHVPYMKFVAAGVTGDVADLLPADVRELVVVVCPRGEASAEVADQLVDAGVDARNLAGGMEAWARLYDRTVVWEDGATTVYQYHRPASGCLGYAIVSGAEMAVIDPLRAFTERYREDADELGATLTVAVDTHVHADHVSGVRALAAATGATPVLPQRAVERGVADGSDFETVTDGDELAIGDATLRAVALPGHTTGMTGFAVGEVLLTGDSVFLDGVARPDLQEDADPTEQARTLYATLTECLDAFDADTLIAPGHTDAGVDTAPRVARLGDLRERLAVFGMDEAAFVERVTQVGAEPANADRIVAINCGRESVDDETAFELELGPNNCSASG from the coding sequence ATGGCTACCGACACCGAGCGCGCGGGGCAGGTCACCCCCACGGAACTCCGCCGTCGCCTCGCCGCCGGCGACCCCCTGACCCTGCTGGACGTTCGGGACCGCACCGAAATCGAGCGCTGGCGGATCGAGGCGCCGAACTATCACCACGTCCCCTACATGAAGTTCGTCGCCGCGGGCGTCACCGGCGACGTGGCCGACCTGTTGCCGGCCGACGTACGGGAGCTGGTCGTCGTGGTCTGCCCCCGCGGCGAGGCGAGCGCCGAAGTGGCCGACCAGCTCGTCGACGCTGGCGTCGACGCTCGGAACCTCGCGGGCGGGATGGAGGCGTGGGCGCGGCTGTACGACCGCACCGTGGTGTGGGAAGACGGGGCGACGACGGTCTACCAGTACCACCGGCCGGCGAGTGGCTGTCTCGGCTACGCCATCGTCTCGGGTGCGGAGATGGCCGTGATCGACCCGCTCCGTGCCTTCACCGAGCGGTATCGCGAGGACGCCGACGAACTGGGAGCGACGCTCACCGTCGCCGTCGACACGCACGTCCACGCCGACCACGTGAGCGGCGTGCGGGCACTCGCGGCGGCGACGGGGGCGACGCCAGTGTTGCCACAGCGGGCGGTGGAGCGCGGCGTTGCGGACGGGAGTGACTTCGAGACGGTCACCGACGGCGACGAACTCGCCATCGGCGACGCCACCCTCCGGGCCGTCGCGCTCCCCGGACACACGACGGGGATGACGGGCTTTGCCGTGGGAGAGGTACTGCTCACCGGTGACAGCGTGTTTCTCGACGGCGTCGCCCGTCCCGACCTGCAGGAGGATGCCGACCCCACCGAACAGGCCCGAACGCTGTACGCGACGCTGACGGAGTGTCTCGACGCGTTCGACGCCGACACGCTGATAGCGCCGGGGCACACCGACGCCGGTGTCGACACGGCGCCTCGCGTTGCCCGCCTCGGCGACCTGCGTGAGCGACTCGCCGTCTTCGGAATGGACGAGGCGGCGTTCGTCGAGCGCGTGACGCAGGTGGGGGCGGAACCGGCCAACGCCGACCGCATCGTCGCCATCAACTGCGGCCGGGAATCCGTCGACGACGAGACGGCGTTCGAACTGGAGTTGGGGCCGAACAACTGCTCGGCGAGCGGCTGA
- a CDS encoding rubrerythrin family protein, with amino-acid sequence MDGDTLVETVRKRMATELDRLGSEKALVAATEAQLDRERVLESTLAAERRAAATFDAWAESEADPDARDAFERVAALERDHDDRVRELLDDADTDAAPDPDALHTHLRNLDSTPERVAAGLVARPLVSDRSLLQVVNFFVNEADESTADVIRDLRSETAALVDDGVALLDSCCTDDADWERARDAAAETVAVAYEEYAETLQGMGVDPAPVC; translated from the coding sequence ATGGACGGTGACACGCTCGTCGAGACGGTCCGGAAACGGATGGCCACGGAACTCGACCGCCTCGGCTCGGAGAAGGCGCTCGTCGCCGCGACCGAGGCGCAGTTGGACCGCGAGCGCGTGCTGGAATCGACGCTCGCCGCGGAGCGCCGCGCCGCCGCAACGTTCGACGCGTGGGCCGAGAGCGAGGCCGACCCGGACGCTCGGGACGCGTTCGAGCGGGTCGCGGCGCTGGAGCGCGACCATGACGATCGAGTGAGAGAATTGCTGGACGACGCCGATACCGACGCCGCTCCCGACCCCGACGCCCTCCACACCCACCTCCGAAACCTCGATTCGACGCCCGAGCGCGTCGCCGCCGGCCTCGTGGCCCGCCCGCTCGTCAGCGACCGCTCGCTCCTGCAGGTAGTGAACTTCTTCGTCAACGAGGCGGACGAATCGACGGCCGACGTGATCCGCGACCTCCGGTCGGAGACGGCGGCGCTCGTCGACGACGGCGTGGCCCTCCTCGATTCCTGTTGCACCGACGACGCCGACTGGGAGCGCGCCCGCGACGCTGCCGCGGAGACGGTCGCCGTCGCCTACGAAGAGTACGCCGAGACGTTGCAGGGGATGGGTGTCGATCCCGCGCCGGTCTGTTAG
- a CDS encoding MOSC domain-containing protein, producing MERVTNIFVADAGSEPMQSVDRVAAVEGGLRGDRYCEGRGHYTPFDVCEVTLIASEDIAAIDAELGLSLSAGQHRRNLVTEGVDLHDLLDHRFRVGGATLTGTRPRPPCSHVEQLAEQEGVARALGKGRGGICADVIDPGRIGVGDEVVDLGSTDRTDDIVARLRSED from the coding sequence ATGGAGCGAGTCACGAACATCTTCGTCGCGGATGCGGGGTCGGAGCCGATGCAGTCGGTCGACCGCGTCGCGGCCGTCGAGGGCGGCCTCCGCGGCGACCGCTACTGCGAGGGGCGGGGCCACTACACCCCGTTCGACGTGTGCGAGGTGACGCTGATCGCGAGCGAGGATATCGCAGCCATCGACGCGGAACTCGGCCTGTCGCTTTCGGCCGGCCAGCACCGACGCAACCTCGTCACCGAGGGTGTCGACCTCCACGACCTGCTCGACCACCGCTTCCGCGTCGGCGGGGCGACGCTGACAGGGACCCGCCCCCGTCCACCGTGTTCGCACGTCGAGCAACTCGCCGAGCAGGAGGGCGTGGCCCGCGCCCTGGGTAAGGGTCGGGGCGGTATCTGCGCGGACGTGATCGACCCCGGCAGGATCGGCGTCGGCGACGAGGTGGTGGATCTGGGCTCGACCGACCGGACGGACGACATCGTGGCTCGGCTGCGATCCGAAGACTAA
- a CDS encoding NADH dehydrogenase subunit — protein sequence MSLSQLGQMAVPTIATTIQNAGVSGVGGAGFPTHAKWRRLDDVDHLLVNHQESEPIYYMDRWLGRERAHAFAALFNALLDSGFETIVVTPKQKDRDWTRPLERVTDATVYLPADLPVDADDESGVVFAYTDDQYKFGMESVLLNVATGTVVGQDLPMDHGWIVQNTETLWNVYRALDRGAPTTRTYVHVAGNVPRHRFLDVPVGTRAADLLDAAGRPIGSLSDTEVLLHGGPGWSFRTDTTPEEFRVSKRTNAVLVMDREVVAANTYGEGRIDVLDARDWDDDHETEPTRLAPDAVGVPLVTNPAIDIVAPGEPLVSSGDRVEKREMIATPGDGISNAHHAPIDGIVTDVTDTRVDIRADVCPVD from the coding sequence ATGAGCCTCTCGCAACTCGGGCAGATGGCGGTGCCGACCATCGCCACGACGATCCAGAACGCCGGCGTATCGGGAGTGGGTGGAGCCGGATTTCCGACGCACGCGAAGTGGCGACGCCTCGACGACGTGGACCACCTGCTCGTCAACCACCAGGAGAGCGAGCCGATCTACTACATGGATCGGTGGCTCGGTCGGGAACGCGCACACGCGTTCGCGGCCCTGTTCAACGCCTTGCTCGACTCGGGGTTCGAGACGATCGTCGTCACTCCGAAGCAGAAGGACCGCGACTGGACCCGGCCGCTAGAGCGGGTGACGGACGCGACGGTCTACCTCCCAGCGGATCTGCCGGTCGACGCCGACGACGAGTCCGGCGTCGTGTTCGCCTACACCGACGACCAGTACAAGTTCGGGATGGAGAGTGTCCTCCTGAACGTCGCCACCGGGACCGTCGTGGGGCAGGACCTCCCGATGGATCACGGCTGGATCGTCCAGAACACGGAGACGCTCTGGAACGTCTACCGGGCGCTCGACCGGGGCGCCCCGACGACGCGGACGTACGTCCACGTCGCCGGCAACGTCCCTCGCCACCGCTTCCTCGACGTACCTGTCGGGACGCGCGCCGCCGACCTCCTCGACGCCGCTGGCCGGCCTATCGGCTCGCTCTCGGACACCGAAGTCCTTCTGCACGGCGGGCCGGGGTGGTCGTTCCGGACCGACACCACGCCCGAGGAGTTCCGGGTGTCCAAGCGAACCAACGCCGTCCTCGTGATGGATCGAGAGGTCGTCGCGGCAAACACGTACGGCGAGGGGCGGATCGATGTCCTCGACGCTCGTGACTGGGACGACGATCACGAGACCGAACCGACGCGACTCGCCCCCGACGCCGTCGGCGTCCCCCTCGTCACCAATCCGGCCATCGACATCGTCGCACCGGGCGAGCCGCTGGTGTCGTCGGGCGACCGCGTCGAGAAACGAGAGATGATCGCCACGCCGGGCGACGGCATCAGCAACGCCCACCACGCACCCATCGACGGCATCGTGACCGACGTGACGGACACGCGCGTCGACATCCGGGCGGACGTGTGTCCGGTCGACTAG
- a CDS encoding DUF7331 family protein, giving the protein MQNRTRAERVDGDIAETTEFDRYADYEDDGALVICDRRNARAWLKSDATTTVEP; this is encoded by the coding sequence ATGCAGAACCGAACGCGTGCCGAACGGGTCGACGGCGACATCGCCGAAACGACCGAGTTCGACCGCTACGCCGACTACGAGGACGACGGGGCGCTGGTGATCTGCGACCGACGAAACGCCCGTGCGTGGCTCAAATCCGACGCGACGACGACAGTCGAACCCTAG
- a CDS encoding aldo/keto reductase, with the protein MTDDTVTVGGVDVPAVGLGTWRLRGDDCRRAVETALDLGYRHVDTAQAYGNERAVGAGIRESDVDREDVFLATKLDGDSRRRETVQRSVRESLDRLGTDYLDLLLIHWPNGRPPFVPVRLPGRPPLAETLEAMNELVDEGLVRHIGVSNFDIRLLDRARRQSDAPIFANQVQFHPYWDQRRLLSYCRRHDVLLTAYSPLCHGGVLDDDVLVGIGRRYDKTAAQVAIRWAIQHDGVGAIPKATSRDHLAANLDVFDFELTESEMTRIRRPSKLRTFGGFARSRLPV; encoded by the coding sequence ATGACAGACGACACCGTGACCGTCGGCGGCGTCGACGTGCCCGCCGTCGGCCTCGGGACGTGGCGCCTCCGCGGCGACGACTGTCGGCGGGCCGTCGAGACGGCACTCGATTTGGGATATCGCCACGTCGACACCGCACAGGCCTACGGCAACGAGCGAGCGGTCGGTGCCGGCATCCGCGAGAGCGACGTGGATCGCGAGGACGTGTTCCTCGCGACGAAACTCGACGGCGACAGTCGGCGCCGCGAGACGGTGCAGCGGTCGGTCCGGGAGAGCCTCGACCGACTGGGAACGGACTACCTCGACCTCCTCCTGATCCACTGGCCGAACGGTCGCCCGCCGTTCGTGCCGGTGCGCCTCCCCGGCAGACCACCGCTCGCGGAGACGCTAGAGGCCATGAACGAACTCGTCGACGAGGGGCTGGTGCGCCACATCGGCGTCTCGAACTTCGACATCCGCCTGCTGGATCGGGCGCGACGACAGTCGGACGCCCCCATCTTCGCCAACCAGGTGCAGTTTCACCCCTACTGGGACCAGCGGCGCCTGCTCTCGTACTGCAGGCGTCACGACGTGTTGCTGACGGCGTACAGCCCGCTGTGTCACGGGGGCGTCCTCGACGACGACGTTCTCGTCGGCATCGGTCGACGCTACGACAAGACGGCCGCGCAGGTGGCGATCCGGTGGGCGATTCAACACGACGGCGTCGGTGCGATTCCGAAGGCGACGAGCCGCGACCACCTCGCCGCGAACCTCGACGTGTTCGACTTCGAACTGACCGAGTCGGAGATGACTCGGATCCGCCGGCCGTCGAAACTCCGGACGTTCGGTGGGTTCGCCCGGTCCCGCCTCCCCGTGTGA
- a CDS encoding cryptochrome/photolyase family protein, whose protein sequence is MRLHWHRTDLRPSDNLALVSPDDSEEPRSSGSRPPAGDDPILPVYVFDPKILDHAAPPRVAFVLDSLAALREWYRDRESDLLVVRGEAPAELARLADDYGVDTVSWAQAYSGLGRRRDDRVADHLNEMGVETRIVHDHLLHEPGSITTNAGEPYSVYSYFWKKWKDREKRGSVPGPGADRLADPPHDTPIPTLDDLGFDRPEAEIPPGGYMEARHRLNDFCSDDIYRYEDARDDPAANATSRLSPHLTHGTVGIRTVHDRVVRARETAPNDATREAVETFRGELAWREFYHHVLYFNPEVVTENYRDYENPIEWRDDPEALQAWKDGETGYPIVDAGMRQLRAEAYMHNRVRMIVASFLTKDLLIDWREGYDWFRRNLVDHNPANDNGGWQWAASTGTDAQPYFRIFNPMTQGERHDPDAEYIREYVPELRGVDADLIHDWHDLSPTQRRRTAPDYPAPIVEHSERREQALAMFERARGEDD, encoded by the coding sequence ATGCGCCTCCACTGGCACCGGACGGATCTGCGGCCATCGGACAACCTCGCGCTGGTGAGCCCCGATGACAGCGAGGAGCCACGCTCCTCGGGGAGCCGGCCTCCGGCCGGCGACGACCCGATCCTCCCGGTGTACGTTTTCGACCCGAAGATTCTCGACCACGCCGCCCCGCCACGCGTCGCGTTCGTCCTCGACAGCCTCGCCGCCCTCCGCGAGTGGTACCGGGACCGCGAGAGCGACCTGCTCGTGGTCCGCGGCGAGGCGCCCGCCGAACTCGCCCGCCTCGCCGACGACTACGGGGTCGACACAGTGTCGTGGGCGCAGGCCTACTCCGGATTGGGTCGACGCCGGGACGACCGGGTGGCCGACCACCTCAACGAGATGGGCGTCGAGACCCGCATCGTCCACGACCACCTCCTCCACGAACCGGGGTCGATCACGACGAACGCGGGGGAGCCGTACTCGGTCTACAGCTACTTCTGGAAGAAGTGGAAAGATCGGGAGAAACGGGGATCGGTGCCGGGGCCGGGCGCGGATCGACTCGCCGACCCACCGCACGACACACCGATCCCCACGCTCGACGACCTGGGCTTCGACCGCCCCGAAGCCGAGATTCCGCCCGGCGGCTACATGGAGGCGCGGCACCGCCTCAACGACTTCTGTTCGGACGACATCTACCGCTACGAGGACGCCCGCGACGACCCGGCGGCGAACGCCACTTCCCGGCTCTCGCCCCACCTGACTCACGGGACCGTTGGCATCCGGACGGTCCACGACCGGGTGGTGCGCGCCCGCGAGACGGCGCCCAACGACGCGACTCGGGAGGCGGTCGAGACGTTCCGCGGCGAACTCGCGTGGCGGGAGTTCTACCACCACGTCCTCTACTTCAACCCCGAGGTGGTGACCGAGAACTACCGCGACTACGAGAACCCTATCGAGTGGCGCGACGACCCCGAGGCTCTACAGGCGTGGAAGGACGGCGAGACGGGCTATCCCATCGTCGACGCCGGGATGCGCCAGTTGCGCGCGGAGGCGTACATGCACAACCGCGTGCGGATGATCGTCGCCTCCTTCCTCACGAAGGATCTCCTGATCGACTGGCGCGAGGGGTACGACTGGTTCCGGCGGAACCTCGTCGACCACAACCCCGCGAACGACAACGGCGGCTGGCAGTGGGCCGCCTCCACGGGCACCGACGCTCAGCCCTACTTCCGCATCTTCAACCCGATGACACAGGGCGAGCGTCACGACCCCGACGCCGAATACATCCGCGAGTACGTGCCCGAACTCCGGGGCGTCGACGCCGATCTGATCCACGACTGGCACGACCTCTCCCCGACCCAGCGCCGGCGGACGGCGCCCGATTACCCGGCGCCCATCGTCGAGCACAGCGAGCGCCGGGAGCAGGCGCTGGCGATGTTCGAACGAGCGCGGGGGGAAGACGACTAA
- a CDS encoding AzlC family ABC transporter permease: MLARRVGLSVTEAALMSATVLAGGAQFVAVELWDTPIPVVAVLLTTFVINLRYVLMGAALRPWFEKLSPLETYASVFFITDENWALTVRDLRDGSGRGAFLLGSGLAIWAFLIVATVAGAVAGSAIGDPARYGLDFVLTAVFLTIAAGLWPGRRSVAPWGVAAAGVAVVLVAHRTDSVLLALVVGVVAVLLFRGQLG, translated from the coding sequence ATGCTCGCCCGTCGCGTCGGGTTGAGCGTCACCGAAGCGGCGCTGATGAGCGCCACCGTCCTCGCCGGCGGCGCCCAGTTCGTCGCCGTCGAACTCTGGGATACGCCCATTCCGGTCGTGGCCGTCCTGCTCACCACCTTCGTCATCAACCTCCGGTACGTCCTGATGGGCGCCGCCCTCCGGCCGTGGTTCGAGAAGCTGTCGCCGCTGGAGACGTACGCGAGCGTCTTCTTCATCACCGACGAGAACTGGGCGCTCACGGTGCGTGACCTCCGCGACGGGAGCGGCCGGGGCGCGTTCCTGCTGGGGAGCGGACTGGCTATCTGGGCGTTCTTGATCGTCGCGACCGTCGCCGGCGCGGTGGCGGGGAGCGCCATCGGCGACCCCGCGCGCTACGGGCTGGATTTCGTCCTGACGGCGGTCTTTCTGACCATCGCGGCCGGCCTCTGGCCGGGGCGGCGCTCGGTCGCGCCGTGGGGAGTCGCTGCCGCCGGGGTGGCCGTCGTGCTAGTCGCGCACCGCACCGACAGCGTCCTCCTCGCACTGGTGGTGGGCGTCGTCGCCGTGTTGCTGTTCCGGGGTCAGTTGGGTTAG
- a CDS encoding halocyanin domain-containing protein: MFESTRTRRSVVLSTSTLALTALAGCSGSSGGGGEDDGGSGGSGGGSTDTESDGGGSGGTPSFDGWMENVGNYDGVADETGSSEVTVAVGASGNGGNFTFDPAAIRVSTGTTIVWEWTGQGAQHNVAAEGGGFESDLSSEEGYTFEHTFSEAGTYKYVCTPHRTLGMKGAVVVE; this comes from the coding sequence ATGTTCGAATCTACACGCACCCGCCGGTCGGTCGTCCTGTCGACGAGTACGCTCGCACTCACTGCACTCGCCGGCTGTAGCGGCAGTAGCGGCGGTGGTGGCGAGGATGACGGTGGAAGCGGCGGCAGCGGCGGTGGGAGCACCGACACCGAGAGTGATGGGGGTGGTAGCGGTGGCACCCCCAGTTTCGACGGCTGGATGGAGAACGTCGGCAACTACGACGGCGTCGCCGACGAGACGGGGAGTAGCGAGGTGACCGTCGCCGTCGGCGCCTCCGGCAACGGCGGGAATTTCACGTTCGATCCGGCGGCGATCCGGGTGTCGACCGGCACGACGATCGTCTGGGAGTGGACCGGACAGGGCGCCCAGCACAACGTCGCCGCCGAGGGCGGCGGCTTCGAGAGCGACCTCTCCTCCGAGGAGGGGTACACCTTCGAACACACGTTCTCCGAGGCGGGAACGTACAAGTACGTCTGCACTCCCCACCGGACGCTGGGGATGAAAGGCGCCGTCGTCGTGGAGTGA
- a CDS encoding DsbA family oxidoreductase, whose amino-acid sequence MSDTTARERITIYSDYVCPFCYLGRQSLDRYQDEREESLEIDWRPFDLRAGKRGPDGEIDHSVDDGKDDDYYQQARENVRRLRENYDAEMAQEIATDVDSRPAQAVSLHVKETEPYETWLAFDEAVFEALWADGRDIGDADVLADCAETAGLDPDLVSAALDDDVLLDRLDEQFRAAQQQGVTGVPTFAYGGHAARGAVPPAQLRRLVEGT is encoded by the coding sequence ATGAGCGACACTACAGCGCGCGAGCGCATCACGATCTACTCCGACTACGTCTGCCCGTTCTGTTATCTCGGGCGGCAGTCACTCGATCGGTATCAGGACGAGCGCGAGGAGTCGTTAGAGATCGACTGGCGGCCGTTCGACCTTCGTGCCGGGAAGCGCGGCCCGGACGGCGAGATCGACCACTCCGTCGATGACGGCAAGGACGACGACTACTACCAGCAGGCCCGGGAGAACGTCCGCCGCCTGCGCGAGAACTACGACGCGGAGATGGCCCAGGAGATTGCGACGGATGTCGATTCCCGCCCGGCGCAGGCCGTCTCGCTCCACGTGAAGGAGACGGAGCCGTACGAGACGTGGCTGGCGTTCGACGAGGCGGTCTTCGAGGCGCTGTGGGCCGACGGGCGCGATATCGGCGACGCGGACGTACTCGCCGACTGTGCCGAGACGGCGGGGCTCGACCCTGACCTCGTCTCGGCGGCCCTTGACGACGACGTGCTTCTTGACCGCCTCGACGAGCAGTTCCGCGCGGCGCAACAACAGGGCGTCACAGGCGTCCCCACTTTCGCGTACGGCGGTCACGCCGCCCGCGGTGCGGTGCCGCCGGCGCAGTTGCGGCGACTGGTCGAGGGGACGTGA
- a CDS encoding sugar phosphate isomerase/epimerase family protein yields MTSPDIRFSVPDLFVSRAGRDGESSRRRAFLEAVGRECDAVELFVTPPRHESDGLFGFLNAEYQLRGPVQRLREEYGLDVASVHGTPMYDLCSNGGWQRCLSAVKDAQSSLTDDGGREPYADPSVLTAHPPRFPTGDDPDLQPLRSMLVANLAEAAARIEDSEWLSTTVAVENVCPRGRFEYLLTTPGDAQRLRRAHQAIEMQPDTDREAVPDSLQFTCDLGHAREPLRMLDAMRPLASIHIHGTVPDDDRRLSAVREEYGLAADESVGTLEPGGRYHHLPPRAGDLSIGRVFDCLDDRNYGGSIVVELDPPYRTPAVVGETVDYLRERR; encoded by the coding sequence ATGACGAGTCCCGACATCCGATTCTCGGTGCCGGATCTGTTCGTGTCTCGGGCAGGCCGAGATGGCGAGTCCAGCCGGAGACGGGCGTTTCTCGAGGCGGTCGGGCGGGAGTGCGACGCCGTCGAGCTGTTCGTCACCCCGCCACGACACGAGTCGGACGGCCTCTTCGGCTTCCTGAACGCGGAGTATCAGCTCCGAGGACCCGTCCAACGGCTCCGGGAGGAGTACGGTCTCGACGTCGCCAGCGTCCACGGCACGCCGATGTACGACCTCTGTTCGAATGGTGGATGGCAACGCTGTCTGTCGGCGGTGAAAGACGCTCAATCGAGCCTCACCGACGACGGCGGCCGGGAGCCGTACGCCGACCCGTCGGTGCTGACGGCCCATCCCCCACGGTTCCCGACGGGCGACGACCCGGACCTCCAACCCCTGCGGTCGATGTTGGTCGCCAACCTCGCCGAAGCCGCAGCACGAATCGAGGACAGCGAGTGGCTCTCGACGACCGTCGCCGTCGAGAACGTCTGTCCTCGGGGGCGCTTCGAGTACCTCCTCACGACGCCGGGGGACGCGCAGCGACTGCGACGGGCACACCAAGCGATCGAGATGCAGCCCGATACGGACCGCGAGGCCGTTCCCGACTCGCTGCAGTTCACGTGTGACCTCGGTCACGCGCGGGAGCCGCTTCGGATGCTGGACGCGATGCGGCCGCTCGCCTCTATCCACATCCACGGGACGGTGCCGGACGACGACCGTCGGCTCTCGGCCGTTCGCGAGGAGTACGGCCTCGCAGCGGACGAGTCGGTCGGCACGCTGGAACCCGGTGGCCGATATCATCACCTTCCGCCGCGAGCGGGCGATCTGTCCATCGGACGCGTGTTCGACTGCCTCGACGACCGGAACTACGGGGGATCGATCGTGGTCGAACTCGACCCGCCGTATCGGACGCCGGCCGTCGTCGGAGAGACGGTCGACTACCTGCGGGAGCGTCGATAG
- a CDS encoding metallophosphoesterase family protein, with protein MGRYVISDHHFGHANIIEYCDRPFSSVGEMDSTLLDRHYETVDAADLLVHLGDVAMDMQDGRETVEYFQRLDGDVLVRGNHDVGLAPEDAPFPVLDSCVLEHGDYRFYCTHRPEDVPESWDGWVLHGHHHNNDTETYPFVAYDDRRVNVSSELLNFRPITLDVVTRILDECTPGTRLRDTQAARQYVHE; from the coding sequence ATGGGCCGGTACGTAATCTCCGACCACCACTTCGGTCACGCGAACATCATCGAGTACTGCGACCGGCCGTTCAGTAGCGTCGGCGAGATGGACTCGACACTCCTCGACCGGCACTACGAGACGGTCGACGCGGCCGACCTCCTCGTCCACCTCGGCGACGTGGCGATGGACATGCAGGACGGGCGGGAGACGGTCGAATACTTCCAGCGACTCGACGGCGACGTGCTCGTCCGTGGAAACCACGACGTAGGTCTCGCTCCCGAAGACGCGCCGTTTCCGGTGCTCGACTCCTGTGTCCTCGAACACGGCGACTACCGCTTCTACTGCACGCACCGACCGGAAGACGTTCCCGAGTCGTGGGACGGATGGGTGCTCCACGGCCACCACCACAACAACGACACCGAGACGTACCCCTTCGTCGCGTACGACGACCGGCGCGTGAACGTGAGTAGCGAACTGCTGAACTTCCGACCGATTACGCTCGACGTGGTGACACGCATTCTGGACGAGTGTACACCGGGGACGCGCCTCCGAGACACGCAAGCGGCCCGACAGTACGTCCACGAATGA